A window of Roseburia hominis A2-183 genomic DNA:
AGATTGACGATGGTAAAGATGACATTCCAGTCGATTCTAAGTAACTGCATACTCTACCATAACCTTTCCTTAGCCTAAGAATAAGATGATTAAGATTGCTACAACCATACCGAAGATTGCAGTACCCTCTGCCAGTGCACAGCCAAGTAACAGTGCCTTTGTGATCTTTCCGTCAGCCTCCGG
This region includes:
- the atpE gene encoding ATP synthase F0 subunit C; translated protein: MTSLIAIGAGIAALTGIGAGIGIGLATSKATDAIARQPEADGKITKALLLGCALAEGTAIFGMVVAILIILFLG